In Pieris napi chromosome 2, ilPieNapi1.2, whole genome shotgun sequence, the following proteins share a genomic window:
- the LOC125062981 gene encoding O-acyltransferase like protein-like → MDTCFAFLLLASAACGTSLKDEYYSMPPLFQLDDYDTCLVKNGIFCLGSFQLTIPKDNGVTSIDSQENFGYSYMDYRGKKLYDILQANSNEKHRFNHTLIHRGLCSILTCFGRADGHLSNRKQFQQCVNDITRSQYGLDATLIRLDYCKSAQTPRRVPPDVADQGFFALCAALLVANLLGTFYDLFRNKDKKDNQLLLSWSIINNFKKLIHVYPNEDTLVSRFNPIHGIKSVTLIVVIFAHSVIVSHISYLHNPDFLETRRQHPLAMILTNGSIAVQGYILLSSFLFIHNFQLMESRHKISSIQLFFIMLLRRIFRILPVYMFMVYCTATWSRFLGDGPLWIPIMDKEAQLCRLKWWSHALFIHNLYRPNDRCLLQTWFIAVDMQLYALAILLAIVLTQRRRAAVKTLLVMFVVAVLCIFVAAYTYDLTAMVFITTPEYVRKLYHGEPSFNWLYAAPWGSLPASLLGVMLGFLYYNLREDKINLQNYRWFRVLYRISIVGIFAWMLSAYLLPQKPSYLFSKVYAAIDRPVYAIFFSVMLLGSIYRIDQLWWRFASWSGWQVFGRMSLCIFMIHWSFDLLQIGLQTNTNKMSFFEIGGHWFVTIFMTCITSIPLHIMVEKPIQMFLRASLNI, encoded by the exons ATGGATACGTGTTTCGCTTTTTTGCTTTTGGCGTCCGCGGCTTGTGGAACTTCTCTTAAAG ATGAATACTATTCAATGCCTCCTCTGTTCCAACTTGATGACTACGATACGTGTCTCGTAAAAAATGGAATTTTCTGTCTCGGCTCCTTTCAACTCACTATTCCTAAAGACAATGGTGTGACTTCCATAGACAGCCAGGAAAACTTTGGCTACTCATATATGGACTACAGGGGCAAGAAACTCTATGATATCCTCCAG GCTAACTCCAATGAGAAACATCGCTTCAATCATACACTAATCCATCGCGGGCTATGCTCAATCTTGACCTGTTTTGGCAGGGCCGATGGCCATCTTTCCAACCGAAAGCAATTCCAGCAGTGTGTTAACGATATTACCAG GTCTCAATATGGGTTAGACGCGACCCTGATCCGCCTGGATTACTGCAAGAGCGCGCAGACACCGCGACGCGTGCCGCCTGATGTCGCCGACCAAGGATTTTTCGCACTATGCGCCGCCCTCCTTGTGGCCAATCTTCTGGGAACTTTTTATGACCTCTTCAggaataaagataaaaaag ACAACCAGCTGCTCTTATCATGGTCTATCATCAACAACTTCAAGAAGCTCATTCATGTTTACCCCAATGAGGACACTCTTGTATCCCGGTTCAACCCCATACATGgcatcaa ATCCGTAACTCTTATCGTGGTGATCTTTGCTCATTCGGTGATTGTTTCACACATCAGCTACTTGCACAATCCGGACTTTTTGGAAACT AGACGGCAGCATCCACTGGCTATGATTCTTACGAATGGCAGTATCGCTGTGCAGGGCTATATATTGCTATCCAGCTTTCTCTTCATCCACAACTTCCAATTGATGGAATCACGTCACAAGATCTCAAGCATTCAACTTTTCTTCATTATGCTTCTACGAAGAATATTCAG aaTATTACCTGTATACATGTTCATGGTGTATTGCACGGCAACGTGGAGCCGATTTCTGGGTGACGGACCACTATGGATCCCGATTATGGATAAGGAGGCTCAACTCTGCCGGCTCAAGTGGTGGTCTCACGCACTCTTCATACACAACCTTTATCGCCCTAACGATCGTTGTCTACTGCAAAcatg GTTTATTGCAGTGGATATGCAGCTGTATGCCTTAGCTATTCTACTGGCAATAGTGCTAACCCAACGGAGGAGAGCCGCTGTTAAAACGCTTCTGGTAATGTTCGTTGTCGCCGTTCTGTGTATTTTCGTTGCTGCTTATACATACGACTTAACTGCTATGGTTTTCATCACGACCCCTGA ATATGTGAGGAAATTGTACCACGGAGAGCCGTCTTTTAACTGGTTGTATGCCGCCCCTTGGGGCAGTTTGCCCGCCTCATTGCTAGGCGTGATGCTCGGATTCCTATATTACAATCTAAGGGAAGACAAAATCAATTTGCAAAACTACCGA TGGTTCCGAGTACTATACCGTATCTCCATAGTCGGCATTTTTGCGTGGATGCTAAGCGCGTATCTGCTCCCGCAAAAGCCGTCTTATCTTTTCTCTAAGGTCTATGCAGCTATTGACAGACCTGTCTACGCCATATTCTTTAGCGTTATGTTGTTGGGCTCTATATATCGGATTGATC AATTATGGTGGCGCTTTGCGTCGTGGAGTGGTTGGCAGGTATTCGGCCGTATGTCACTTTGTATCTTTATGATTCATTGGAGTTTTGACTTGCTGCAGATAGGCTTACAGaccaatacaaataaaatgtcctTCTTTGAAATT ggcGGACACTGGtttgttacaatatttatgACCTGTATTACTTCAATCCCGCTACACATTATGGTGGAAAAACCGATTCAAATGTTTTTGCGAgcatctttaaatatttaa